A window from Cryptomeria japonica chromosome 1, Sugi_1.0, whole genome shotgun sequence encodes these proteins:
- the LOC131050470 gene encoding GDSL esterase/lipase At4g26790-like, with protein sequence MIKFTKGNLEEAYPSCLSLLVVYLKTVSNSKIAHKIIMKSRAESLVLFSLFFSLIVIIAQECDYILFVGGQKVPAVFVFGDSFGDTGNNDFIISTSKSNYPPYGRDFIDRIPTGRFSNGKLLSDYFAEGLGIKELLPPSLDPSLNAQDLLTGVSFASAGSGLDNLTDLINEAIPFWKQIECFKEYKRKIVGLVGEEEASNIISKAIFFITIGSNDWGYSYFLLVIPTRRLEFTVQEYTDFLLNQYTVYIKELYNLGVTRIALINLPPLGCAPVERTLTSLRNRGACDQEINEAVSGFNSGLNAMIDGLKPAFPSLQIASLDYNSLVSEFIANPRRYGFEVIARGCCGTGTIEYNFLCNELNPFTCPDASTYLFFDAVHLTQKAYQFISNVFLTRDVPQLL encoded by the exons ATGATAAAGTTTACAAAAGGAAACCTTGAGGAAGCTTATCCATCGTGCCTTTCATTGTTGGTAGTTTACCTTAAAACAGTGTCGAATTCAAAGATTGCACATAAAATAATAATGAAATCAAGGGCAGAATCTCTCGTCTTGTTCTCTCTATTTTTCAGTTTGATCGTCATAATAGCTCAGGAATGCGATTATATTTTGTTTGTAGGAGGACAGAAAGTGCCTGCAGTCTTTGTGTTTGGAGACTCCTTTGGAGATACAGGgaataatgattttattatttcAACAAGCAAGTCAAATTATCCTCCATATGGAAGAGATTTCATAGATCGCATTCCCACAGGAAGGTTCTCCAATGGAAAGCTCCTGTCTGACTACTTTG CTGAAGGACTTGGAATTAAGGAATTGTTGCCCCCATCTTTGGACCCAAGCCTCAATGCCCAAGACTTGCTAACTGGTGTCAGCTTTGCATCTGCTGGTTCAGGCTTAGACAATCTCACTGACCTAATAAAT GAGGCGATACCATTTTGGAAACAAATTGAGTGTTTTAAAGAGTATAAAAGGAAAATAGTAGGATTGGTGGGAGAAGAAGAGGCTTCCAACATAATCAGTAAGGCAATCTTTTTCATTACAATAGGGTCCAATGACTGGGGTTACAGCTACTTCCTACTAGTAATCCCAACTCGCCGACTCGAATTCACTGTTCAAGAGTATACAGATTTCCTCTTGAATCAATACACAGTTTATATCAAG GAATTGTATAATCTGGGTGTCACTAGAATTGCTTTGATTAATCTTCCACCATTAGGATGTGCACCAGTAGAGAGAACCCTTACAAGCCTTCGGAACAGGGGTGCGTGTGATCAAGAGATAAACGAGGCTGTATCTGGATTCAATTCAGGATTAAATGCCATGATTGATGGACTCAAACCTGCTTTTCCTAGCCTTCAAATTGCTTCTCTCGATTATAACAGTCTGGTTTCCGAGTTCATTGCAAATCCTAGAAGATATG GTTTCGAGGTGATTGCAAGAGGTTGCTGTGGGACGGGCACAATAGAATATAACTTCCTGTGCAATGAATTGAATCCCTTTACATGCCCTGATGCTTCCACATATCTCTTCTTTGATGCCGTCCACCTTACTCAGAAGGCATATCAATTCATTTCTAATGTATTTCTCACCAGAGATGTTCCTCAACTTCTCTAA